Proteins from a single region of Campylobacter sputorum:
- a CDS encoding cation transporter, giving the protein MCKKFTLKNLECSNCASKMEEQISKINGVQSVSINFITTKMKLNYDESMEDEILNRCQSIISKIEPNTIMEIL; this is encoded by the coding sequence ATGTGTAAAAAATTCACACTTAAAAATTTAGAATGCTCTAACTGTGCTTCTAAAATGGAAGAACAAATATCAAAAATAAATGGCGTCCAAAGTGTTAGTATAAATTTCATAACAACTAAAATGAAACTAAATTATGATGAAAGTATGGAAGATGAAATTTTAAACAGATGTCAAAGTATCATTTCGAAAATAGAGCCAAATACTATTATGGAAATTTTATAA